The following nucleotide sequence is from Deltaproteobacteria bacterium.
GTAAGTAAATGAAACGAATAAACCAAAAGGGGTTCACGCTGATCGAACTCGTGCTGGTGATCACCATCCTGGGAATCCTGGCCGTGGCCGCACTGCCACAGTTCATCAACGTGACCACAGAGGCCGAGCAGGCCTCCATGGCGGGTGTTGTCGGTTCGGTGCGGGCGGGCATTGCCCTCTACCGGGCCAATGACCTCATCACCAACGGGGCTCCGGGGGAGTACCCGAACGCGGCCGACATTGGAACAGCGGCCGATCTTGACGATGAGGCGGCGGGGGCGACAGCCGCCGCTGCGACCCCGTTCTTTGTCAACGTCCTCCAGGCGGGGGTGACGGACGACTCGTGGACAAAGGACGCGGCGGATGTCAACGTCTACATCTTCGATGATGGGACGACGACCTATACCTACACTTATGACGATGTGGCCGGGACTTTCACCAGCCCGACAGGCCCGTAAGTAAGTGTATAGAGGATGAACCTTGTAGCCCCTTTCGTCCGCCTTGGGTGGACGAAAGGGGCTTTTTTTTGCCCTTTTTAAACCGGTAACAAAATGTCACCACCTTCCTCAAATGAGGGTCATTTTGAGCCACCGGTCTTAAGAATATTTATGGGTATTTAATAACCCTTTATTAATTTAAAAAATTATTAAGCAATTTCAATACTTTACACTTTAAACAAAGGGATAATTTTGGCATACTTTATGCACTATCTATTAATAGAATGACGAAACTAGCGAAAAACCTGTTGGGGTGGAAAGAGATCGGGGAAGAAGGAAGCGCCCTTTTCGGCCTGGTTTTGGCCATGTTGTTCTTCACCACCATGGGGATCACGGTTGTCTCGCTGACGGCCAACGACTCGACCTCGGCCTCCGGAAATCTGAACGGCTCGGAGGCCTTTTATGTCGCCGAAGGGGGCCTCCAGCACACCATCCAGAACGAACTCTATGGCGACACCGACTGGAGCGACAATGTCTCCCCGACCGACGAACCGTTCGGCGCCAATTCCATCACGCTCGGCAACGGGGAATTCTGGGTTGAATATCTGAACCAGAGCGGCAGTTCCGTTGATGTCCGGGTGACCTCGCGGGTCGGGCAGGCGGTGCGGGTGGTTCAGCAGACGGTGGAGCCGGGCGGTTATCCCTTCGCGGCCCTCCTGAACGGAAACTTGAGCTTTCAGAACACTTCAGGCACGAT
It contains:
- a CDS encoding type II secretion system protein, with product MKRINQKGFTLIELVLVITILGILAVAALPQFINVTTEAEQASMAGVVGSVRAGIALYRANDLITNGAPGEYPNAADIGTAADLDDEAAGATAAAATPFFVNVLQAGVTDDSWTKDAADVNVYIFDDGTTTYTYTYDDVAGTFTSPTGP